A window of Tautonia marina contains these coding sequences:
- a CDS encoding YicC/YloC family endoribonuclease, with protein MLLSMTGFGEARRQDEARTISVEVRSVNGRHLKLSTRISEPFSALEPDIERLVRHRLKRGTVQLNLRVESLRRPEDYRLNLAALEGYRAQLLTFLGGGQTPPDFFSALLSLPGVVDSTRPALDDPREHWPTLEPIVVEALDQLHQSRLEEGRSMDQELRSLALDITGHLDRIASRVPEVVSAYRDRLIERVGSLIQDRGLTIEPEHLIREVAIFAERSDIAEEITRLRAHLDQFDAVLSSDDAPGRKLEFVVQEMGRETNTIGSKANDVEISRSVVEIKGSLEKIRELIQNVE; from the coding sequence GTGCTCCTGAGCATGACCGGATTCGGCGAAGCCCGTCGGCAAGACGAGGCCCGCACCATCAGCGTCGAGGTTCGCAGCGTCAACGGGCGGCACCTGAAGCTCTCGACCCGCATCAGCGAGCCCTTCTCGGCCCTGGAGCCGGACATCGAGCGCCTCGTCCGCCACCGCCTGAAACGCGGGACGGTCCAGCTCAACCTCCGGGTCGAATCGCTCCGCCGCCCCGAAGACTACCGCTTGAACCTCGCCGCCCTGGAAGGCTATCGCGCCCAGTTGCTCACCTTCCTCGGTGGCGGTCAGACGCCCCCCGACTTCTTCTCGGCCCTGCTCTCCCTGCCGGGCGTCGTCGATTCGACCCGACCGGCCCTCGACGACCCCAGGGAACACTGGCCGACTCTCGAACCGATCGTCGTCGAGGCCCTCGATCAGCTCCACCAGAGCCGACTCGAAGAAGGCCGGTCGATGGATCAGGAACTCCGCTCGCTGGCCCTCGACATCACCGGCCATCTCGACCGCATCGCCTCCCGAGTGCCCGAGGTCGTCTCGGCCTACCGCGATCGTCTGATCGAACGGGTCGGCTCCTTGATCCAGGACCGCGGCCTGACCATCGAGCCCGAGCACCTGATCCGAGAGGTCGCCATCTTCGCCGAACGCTCCGACATCGCCGAGGAGATTACCCGGCTCCGCGCCCACCTCGACCAGTTCGACGCCGTCCTCTCCTCCGACGACGCCCCCGGCCGCAAGCTGGAATTCGTCGTCCAGGAAATGGGCCGCGAGACCAACACCATCGGCTCGAAGGCCAACGACGTTGAGATCAGCCGCTCCGTCGTCGAAATCAAAGGCTCCCTCGAAAAGATCCGCGAACTCATCCAGAACGTCGAATGA
- the secG gene encoding preprotein translocase subunit SecG, which produces MEILPYVISSLIALVVCTFLGYLLPQWLTYILIGLVSALMIGLVLIQRGRGGGLAGAFGGVGGSSAFGTRAGDVFTRITIVTASVWIALNMGLVVNANVSRTTQQQPGGQFLPEGVLDTTTDSTPVPDFDADADADTDPLGLDLGTSDLPPTPGAADSEPATPTPTPAPAPTPAPESN; this is translated from the coding sequence GTGGAAATCCTGCCTTATGTGATCAGCAGCCTCATCGCGCTGGTCGTCTGCACCTTCCTCGGCTACCTGTTGCCGCAGTGGCTGACCTACATCCTGATCGGCCTCGTCTCAGCCCTCATGATCGGCCTGGTCCTGATCCAGCGCGGTCGAGGGGGCGGACTGGCCGGGGCCTTCGGCGGCGTCGGCGGATCGAGCGCCTTCGGCACCCGGGCGGGCGACGTCTTTACCCGCATCACCATTGTCACCGCCTCGGTCTGGATCGCCCTGAACATGGGCCTGGTCGTCAACGCCAACGTCTCCCGAACCACCCAGCAGCAGCCCGGCGGCCAGTTCCTACCGGAAGGTGTTCTCGACACCACCACCGACAGCACCCCGGTCCCCGATTTTGATGCCGACGCCGACGCCGACACCGACCCGCTCGGCCTCGACCTGGGCACGTCCGACTTGCCCCCGACCCCCGGCGCCGCCGACAGCGAACCGGCCACGCCGACGCCGACCCCGGCTCCCGCTCCGACTCCGGCCCCCGAGTCGAACTGA
- the gmk gene encoding guanylate kinase — MTYDWTHLPGRLLVVSGPSGCGKSTILRRVLQKPGVGARLSVSATSRPARPGEVEGSDYHFVSRGNFEAARDRGEFLEWAEVHGNLYGTPIKPVIASLEAGQCVILEIDVQGAMQVLRAVPSAETIFITVPNFEILEARLRGRGTEPEPVVRRRLDNARRELESQHLYTHTIINDDLDRAVAELDTLLAESGCGGDARDA, encoded by the coding sequence ATGACTTACGACTGGACCCACCTTCCTGGCCGCTTGCTCGTCGTCTCCGGACCCTCCGGATGCGGCAAGAGTACGATCTTGCGCAGGGTGCTGCAGAAGCCCGGCGTCGGGGCCCGTCTCTCGGTCTCGGCAACGAGCCGCCCGGCCCGCCCCGGTGAGGTGGAGGGGAGCGACTATCACTTCGTCTCCCGAGGCAACTTCGAGGCCGCCCGCGACCGGGGCGAGTTCCTCGAATGGGCCGAGGTCCACGGCAACCTCTACGGCACGCCAATCAAGCCGGTCATCGCCTCGCTGGAAGCGGGCCAGTGCGTCATCCTCGAAATCGACGTTCAGGGAGCCATGCAGGTCCTCCGCGCCGTGCCGTCGGCCGAGACGATCTTCATCACCGTCCCCAACTTCGAGATCCTCGAAGCCCGCCTCCGAGGCCGCGGCACCGAACCCGAGCCCGTCGTCCGCCGTCGGCTCGATAACGCCCGGCGCGAACTCGAATCCCAGCATCTGTACACCCATACCATTATCAACGACGACCTCGACCGCGCCGTGGCCGAACTGGACACCTTGCTGGCCGAGTCGGGTTGCGGAGGAGACGCCCGCGATGCATGA
- a CDS encoding DNA-directed RNA polymerase subunit omega, which yields MHEELKEEEIVNRVGGRFKLSTLIQKRMIALNQGARPLVDMRTPDKMAIVIQEIMQDKIFLDLAGNVRSRDEAEDIGGPLGETVDLTQPED from the coding sequence ATGCATGAGGAACTGAAGGAAGAAGAGATCGTCAACCGCGTCGGCGGCCGGTTCAAGCTCTCCACCTTGATCCAGAAGCGCATGATCGCCCTGAACCAGGGGGCCCGCCCACTGGTTGACATGCGAACACCTGACAAGATGGCCATTGTGATCCAGGAGATCATGCAGGACAAGATTTTCCTCGACCTGGCCGGTAATGTCCGCTCTCGGGATGAGGCCGAAGACATCGGCGGGCCGCTCGGCGAGACGGTCGACCTTACCCAGCCGGAAGACTGA